GATATAAATATTGCTGCAGTAGCTGGTATAATGAATGTGGGTGGAGGATTTAGTCAGCTTCAAACTATGACCGCTTCTTTGGAAATACCTCCCTTAAGTCAGTTTGTGTACAATAAGTCACATGATATAGTTTGCAAATCATTTAATGAATGTGCTCTTAAAGAAATGGAGGCAGCTGCAAAAGAAGAAGCTCAACTAGCCGTAAGTGCCGGAGACATAGATACTGACGGAACTCCCCTTATTTCAGTAGTTGCAGATGGATCCTGGTGCAAACGGTCTTACAGGTCAACTTACAATTCATTATCAGGCGCTGtaagttgatattatattcttattttaatttaataaatttatgataTGCTAtacaaaagtaatatattttactatttttagtatacctaagtatattacagtaggttgaattaatttttgccaaaaacattgcatttgaaaattgtgtgtaggtatatacccattttatatataaaatgtaataatataatatgtttttaatgtttcaaatatacccataaataatattttttagttacagcaaaataaataaaatcgttattcttcatttaaataactaattttgtcgaaatttgaacttaaaatatctatacctataagAACTTgtgttgatacatttttttagagtttttggttataatatgaactacTCATGAGAAACCTTGTAATTTTTCTAGATactgtttacaatattgtacatattataattaaataatagattatattatgttcttattaaatatttaaaattgtttttatttttgtatatttaggcTGCAATAATTGGGTATAGAacgaaaaaagttttatttttgggagtaaaaaataaatactgttcaATCTGTATTCGTTCTGGTCTTGGTTCAAAAGAAGTTAAAGAACATTGTTGCACTAAAAATTGGTCGGATAAAAATGGATCGTCGGGTATGGAAGCAGCTGTAATAGTTGAAGGTTTTAAACAAAGTGAACCTATGTATGGTATAAGGTATCAAAAATTGATAGCCGATGGAGACTCAAgcgtatacaaaaaaattttagaagCAAGgccttataaaaatttaactgtacaaAAAGTTGAATGCCGTAACCACCTTCTTCGTAATTTTTGTAACAAACTTAGAGATATAACTACGAAAAAACAAGCAGGTCAATTAGCTCATAGAAAATTGTTATCACGTAATATTCTACGAATGCGAAAAGGTATAGTGAAAGCTATtgaatatagaaaaaaagaaaattcagtTATAGGACTcagaaatgatattttaaatgttgtcaatCATGTTTTCGGTGATCATAGTAgttgctcaaaatatttttgtgacatAACCGACGATAATAATTCAAACGATATTAATTACATGGAAAAAATTTTTAGTACAGATAGAGTGTTTATAGATAGCGTAATGCAACCTATTAGGTATCTTGCTAGACATACTTCAAGCTTGATACTGAATGTTGACAGCAATATAGTTGAATCTTTTAATGCCATTATTGCAAAACTTATAGGAGGGAAAAGAGTGAATTTTGCTCTAAAAGGGTCATACGCTGGACGTTGTGCGATTGCTACAGttactaaaaattctaaaagacCTTTTTATTCTTTGCAcaagacaattttaaaaaatagtccCTTTAAAAAATTGCCATCAGTGAAAATGGAAATAACACGACGAGATAATCAATTTCGTCAAAATAATCGCTTGACGAAAAAtaaaaggtttaaaaaaaaattatttggtgtGAATGACTCAAATGCTTCATATGGAGAAAATTCAATGAAACCAGATATGaatgaaaatgaatataatatagaaaaattggAAGTCATTGAGTCCATGAAAAAAATTGCTGCACAAAGAGAGGTAATAGAAAGACAAACTGTTAACCAAAGTTCTTGTCAGAATTGGTTGGACATTAGGCGTAAATTACTTACTGCTTCAAACTTTGGAAGCATAATTAACCGTCGTCCAGACACGGGTTgtgaaaatctaataaaaaatttaatttatactagtGATGTTGATACAATAGCAATGGAGTAtggaagaaatcatgaaaatgaAGCTAAAATTTGTTTAGAAAATttactaagtataaaaataagagAGTGTGGATTGTTCATTGATgagtttaattatttcattggaGCAACTCCAGATGGATTAATTGATGAAGATGGCTTGGTCGAAATAAAATGTCCTCAATCAGCTGCAGATCTGACTCCCGAAgaaggaattgaaaaaaaaaaaattagctgttggaaaaaaactaataatgggaccacttatgaaattaaaaaaaatcataagtgGTATTACCAAGTACAGGGACAGTTAAATGTTTGTCAAAGGGATTATTGTATTCTCGCCGTGTGGACAAAAAAAGGAatgaagtatgaaataattaaaagggACATTCATTTTTGGACTACTATCATGTTGCCGAaacttcaaaatttttttttcaattgcttTTTGCCGGAATTGGTCGACCCGAGGCACTCACGTAGTATGCCAATACGGAATCCAGAGTACATAATTAGAGcacaagaagaaaaaaaaaataaacgtttaaagcttctttaatattttgttttaagtaataTTGAGTTTTGTTAAAGTATATAGTttaagtatatacaaatattaagtttttttttacaatgtaccttaacatattatgaaatcgtctatacgttaaaataaaataaaaatattatttatatattcgtttatgatttattgtcttacttatatatacacatatacattacaaacataaattaatataattaatgactaAGGGACATTCGTATTGCCGGTTGTACTAGGTTTCTACTAAATGCTATTCACTGACGACTGACCGTGAGAGGtggaacatttaaattattatatccccAAAATACCTATTGATttgcatagtaataatattggaatacaagcgtatataataataggtcaataaaagtataataggtTATGcgtctgtaaaaataaaattaccaaagCGTATGCGAAGCGTaccgtaaattattaaataaatcgaaCGTTGCGTCGCGCTTGAATTGTGTAGTCAATACGAGTAGTATTGAGAGAATGATGCGCCGCTCCCGGAGACGGTTTCAATCACTCGCTCACGCGTCGGTAAGCGACCGAAGTGGGCGTGGTATAAAGCATTGCGTGAGAGGTTTTACGACATCTAGTGAGCGTTGTTACGTTTTAGTTTTACTGTCGAAGACCCTTAACGAAGCCAGTGATGTGCTTTGGTAAGGCGTAGtacaatatttagatttttaatgacTTATAAACCTATAGATATCTACCGGCATAGTGCAAATTACGTTCGCCcggcattttatttatattaatataataatgtgagtgtataatagtgtattatgcTTTAGCAGTACCTcggtatattaatttgtatgctCACACGTGTATTTTAATAGGTGAGCGAAACCAGTGCTCGACTTGGGGGGGACGCAGGGGGACGGAGTACACCAACTAATTTTTCAGAAACTTTAGCGTACCTCtccttttatttttaagggGAACGCACGGGACTAATAATCCGACGTAATAATTCTCACTAATCTATGTGTTAAATCGTCTGACATCTAATATATTCGTGGTAATATATGGAGACACGCATCCGTGGAAATAGACAGAGAGACGGTGCAATAACAAGAACTCCACGCAATTCATTCGCTTCTCTACGAGATTACTGTCACGACGTCGGCATTTTTCTCATCTCTGCCACCTTACCGTCAGGACGACATGCAAGTCAACAACTGtaagtatttaattagtttattattttattagtatattggttttacaatggtgtatgtttttttttttatttttttttttttttttctctgctCCGCGCGGTGAACCGTATTTTTGACCAAGCATAActtagaataattaaaataaaaaaattacaaattatattaacttcttatttatttaatatgcaatagCTTTATAGCGGCAGTCCTTGAGTgccacttgttttttttttttttttgtatcaatattatgctattatcgGTGGAGTTTTGTAATATACAAAGGGTTTCTTTACCTacgtcggttttttttttaataatttttcaaagttaTAGTTTAGCATAGGTAGGCTAGTGGTGGAAAGTAATATTTCATGGACATCGTAATTCTTAGTTGTTAATTATGTGACTGTTACACCGAGTAGCCGACGTGTATACCAATCGATAGATATGCTACTTATAAAAGTTGGTACAAGAATTGTATTTTTGGTGACTGTTCAAAGTGGAAATACtgtcagtggcgtagccagcgGGTAGGCCTGGTAGGCCCGGGCCTACCcacttttttccaaaaaaaaaatttttatcctattaaatatgtagtatatatgactataatatgtatttaaaaattaaaataatagaattaatataTCGTAAATACGGTTTTAATTAACGAAATTAAATCCTGATAGTTTTTAATCGGTTCTTAAAATCAGTTAAATAATGACACGTCTTTTATTTTGAGTGTTATGGTTTAATAACCatgatacttttttattttataaaactattcatTAGTTATCCTTACATCAAAATATCGGGCCTACCCAGAAAAAAGTGTCTAGCTATGCCACTGAATACTGTACCGGCATAAATGTGCTCAATACCCCAAACTGCAACCATACCACTTGCAGACCTCTAAGTCTAAGAGTCGACTTAATACGAAcgtcattttaaattcaaatttggcaaaattacatatttaaaccaagaataactatttttttttaattttttttttatagtttttaaaaacactcCGATAGAAAGGAACTATGCGGTtacggaaaaaaaatacaatttcctAATGATAGACTGCCCATTTTGCAAAAAGTCGTTTATTTACGAGTCATCGCTTATATTGCATATGAAAACGCATTGCCAAACATCAACAGTGtcattaaataaaagaaaacatttgaCAAATGaggtataaatgttttatttttttaacagcattggtgttttgttatttttttgacgTAAATCTTACCAGTAAATAAATCTTATAGAACATGGTTAAGCTGCTCGCAGCGGCAATACCGAATGGCGGGGTAACACAGAGTAGCGAATCACTATTGTGGTTCGTGAAAAGTTTTGACTGCAGGGTCGATAGTGTTGAAAATCTTAATTCTTTTATCAAGAACAACCTTGGTGACATTCAATTCCACGTATACGCTAACACTgaagtaggtaaaaaaaaatttatatatacaatatattatatacaataatacattttttacaggcGCCATCAaggtatacaaatat
This genomic window from Metopolophium dirhodum isolate CAU chromosome 1, ASM1992520v1, whole genome shotgun sequence contains:
- the LOC132937266 gene encoding uncharacterized protein LOC132937266, giving the protein MEYDVNSDVDTHKLETSISPIKNHEHTIVGRRILDLAYICQQIKEKDNHDPYGCSFKDMVCVNEKKIGLKSSFAFKCNFCLKTYTIDSESSEANMTDINIAAVAGIMNVGGGFSQLQTMTASLEIPPLSQFVYNKSHDIVCKSFNECALKEMEAAAKEEAQLAVSAGDIDTDGTPLISVVADGSWCKRSYRSTYNSLSGAAAIIGYRTKKVLFLGVKNKYCSICIRSGLGSKEVKEHCCTKNWSDKNGSSGMEAAVIVEGFKQSEPMYGIRYQKLIADGDSSVYKKILEARPYKNLTVQKVECRNHLLRNFCNKLRDITTKKQAGQLAHRKLLSRNILRMRKGIVKAIEYRKKENSVIGLRNDILNVVNHVFGDHSSCSKYFCDITDDNNSNDINYMEKIFSTDRVFIDSVMQPIRYLARHTSSLILNVDSNIVESFNAIIAKLIGGKRVNFALKGSYAGRCAIATVTKNSKRPFYSLHKTILKNSPFKKLPSVKMEITRRDNQFRQNNRLTKNKRFKKKLFGVNDSNASYGENSMKPDMNENEYNIEKLEVIESMKKIAAQREVIERQTVNQSSCQNWLDIRRKLLTASNFGSIINRRPDTGCENLIKNLIYTSDVDTIAMEYGRNHENEAKICLENLLSIKIRECGLFIDEFNYFIGATPDGLIDEDGLVEIKCPQSAADLTPEEGIEKKKISCWKKTNNGTTYEIKKNHKWYYQVQGQLNVCQRDYCILAVWTKKGMKYEIIKRDIHFWTTIMLPKLQNFFFNCFLPELVDPRHSRSMPIRNPEYIIRAQEEKKNKRLKLL